Proteins co-encoded in one Garra rufa chromosome 7, GarRuf1.0, whole genome shotgun sequence genomic window:
- the LOC141337806 gene encoding SLAM family member 5-like produces the protein MKSVSVMEGDSATLQTYTEIKKDDLILWRFGAEDSPMAEVNRSAQIISVSGSTQGFKNRLHLDPRTGSLTVRNIRSDHSGIYEAQIIGNKMLRKRFNVTVYARLPVPVISSSPSSSSSSCSVVCSVVNVSLVTLSWFKGNSLLSSISVSDLSTSVSLHLEVDYEDKNTYSCVINNPISNQTRHLDIGDLCQKHPGNMKCVCCCDTTKAVIQLVISALVGVATVIVLGFEITSRKTKQKRRTQTSTSVLH, from the exons ATGAAGTCAGtgtcagtgatggagggagattctgCCACTCTACAGACttatactgaaataaaaaaagatgatCTGATTCTGTGGAGATTCGGAGCCGAAGACTCTCCCATGGCTGAAGTCAACAGATCAGCTCAGATCATCTCTGTTTCTGGAAGTACCCAAGGATTCAAAAACAGATTGCATTTGGACCCACGGACTGGATCTCTCACTGTCAGGAACATCAGAAGCGATCACTCTGGAATTTATGAAGCACAGATCATTGGAAATAAGATGTTAAGGAAAAGGTTCAACGTCACTGTTTATG CTCGTCTGCCTGTTCCTGTCATTAGCtcttcaccatcatcatcatcatcatcttgttcagtggtgtgttcagtggtgaatgtgagtCTTGTGACTCTATCCTGGTtcaaaggaaacagtttattgtccagcatcagtgtgtctgatctcagcacCAGTGTGTCTTTACATCTGGAGGTGGACTATGaggataaaaacacctacagctgtgtgatcaacaatcccatcagcaaccagaccAGACATTTGGACATTGGTGATCTCTGTCAGAAACATCCAGGTAATAtga AATGTGTCTGTTGTTGTGACACTACTAAGGCTGTAATCCAATTGGTCATTTCTGCTCTGGTGGGTGTGGCTACTGTTATTGTTTTGGGGTTCGAAATCACATCCAGGAAAACTAAACAGAAAAGAAGAACTCAGACATCAACTTCAGTCCTACACTGA
- the LOC141339188 gene encoding SLAM family member 5: protein MKAPVLLLSFLLAKGVFGVDVMSVMEGDSVTIHTDLTDLQKYDLIVWTFGIFRIAQINIEVKKVSLYNDVLDGKFKNRLQLDNQTGTLTITDTRTTDTGLYELQVIGGKEVPPKKFSIIVSAPLPVPVISRNSSQCSPQGSPASRCSLVCLALNVSHVTLSWYKGNSLLSSISVSDLSISLSLRLEVEYEDKNTYSCVLNNPISKQTQHLDISKLCQPCSVDASSFNPDGLSLGHVVLICISVVVPVILLAAFGMFCIYWKYRKRDQQSQTPRQDYTEMDNGSQVDDLAETDELKIVSVNVGASVVLNTGVTAIQSFDVLQWRFGDLNADSTNPFIVFARLNEQNNFDGTGHDETFRHRVQLDQQNGYLTINNIKTRDFGIYKLNISRNGRNVISKSFIVRDSSENEKNVPEETTTLMTGDIIANTCV, encoded by the exons ATGAAAGCCCCCGTTTTACTTTTAAGCTTTTTGCTCGCAAAAG GTGTGTTTGGTGTTGACGTGAtgtcagtgatggagggagattctgtCACAATACACACTGACCTTACTGATTTACAGAAATATGACCTTATAGTATGGACATTTGGTATATTTCGTATAGCTCAAATCAACATTGAGGTCAAAAAGGTATCTTTATACAATGATGTTCTTGATGGGAAATTCAAAAACAGACTGCAGCTGGATAATCAGACTGGAACTCTGACCATCACAGACACCAGAACCACAGACACTGGACTTTACGAACTGCAGGTCATTGGTGGAAAAGAGGTCCCACCCAAGAAATTCAGTATTATTGTTTCTG CTCCTCTGCCAGTTCCTGTCATCAGCAGAAACTCTTCTCAGTGTTCTCCACAAGGATCACCAGCATCCAGATGTTCATTGGTGTGTTTAGCGTTGAATGTGAgtcatgtgactctctcctggtacaaaggaaacagtttattgtccagcatcagtgtgtctgatctcagcatcagtctctctctacgtCTAGAGGTGGAATATGaggataaaaacacctacagctgtgtgctcaacaatcccatcagcaaACAAACTCAACATCTGGACATCAGCAAACTCTGTCAACCATGTTCAG TTGATGCATCGAGTTTCAACCCAGACGGCTTATCCTTAGGTCATGTGGTGCTGATATGCATTAGTGTTGTAGTTCCTGTAATACTCTTGGCTGCATTTGGGATGTTCTGTATCTACTGGAAATATCGAAAAAGAGATCAACAGA GCCAGACGCCTAGGCAAGACTACACTGAGATGGATAATG GTTCTCAAGTTGATGATTTGGCTGAGACAGATGAACTGAAGATAGTATCAGTGAATGTGGGAGCCTCCGTCGTTCTAAACACTGGTGTTACTGCAATACAAAGTTTCGATGTGCTGCAGTGGAGGTTTGGTGATTTAAACGCAGACAGCACAAACCCATTCATTGTCTTTGCCAGACTTAATGAACAAAACAATTTCGATGGTACTGGTCACGATGAGACATTCAGACACAGAGTACAGCTGGATCAACAAAATGGATATCTCACAATTAACAACATCAAAACCAGAGACTTTGGAATCtataaactaaatatctccaggAACGGGAGAAATGTGATCTCCAAGTCATTTATTGTCCGAG attccTCAGAAAACGAAAAAAATGTGCCAGAGGAGACAACAACATTAATGACTGGAGATATTATTGCAAACACTTGTGTATAG
- the LOC141338769 gene encoding SLAM family member 5 — protein MEGESVTLQTGVTKIQEDDLIMWMCGDYCIAKLNISSQAIFETHCIFRDRLRLDNQTGSLTITNIRTTDSGLYKAQMIGQQVSKKAFNLTVIARLPVPVIASYCPQSPPSSEPSRCVLLCSVVNVGHVTLSWYKGGSLLSSISVSDLSTSLSLPLEVEYQDKNTYSCVLKNPIRNQTTHLDISELCQPCSECVCCCNSTEAVIQLAVSALVGVAMVVVLVYDFRSRRAEQKRRALKSLPDHN, from the exons ATGGAGGGCGAATCTGTCACCTTGCAGACTGGCGTGACTAAAATACAAGAGGACGATCTGATTATGTGGATGTGTGGAGACTATTGCATCGCTAAACTAAACATATCATCCCAAGCCATCTTTGAAACTCACTGCatattcagagacagactgaggCTGGACaatcagactggatctctgaccatcacaaacatcagaaccacagactctggacttTATAAAGCACAGATGATTGGGCAACAAGTGTCAAAGAAAGCGTTCAACCTTACTGTCATTG CTCGTCTTCCCGTTCCTGTCATCGCCAGTTATTGTCCTCAAAGCCCTCCATCATCAGAACCATCCAGATGTGTCCTGctgtgttcagtggtgaatgtgggtcatgtgactctctcctggtacaaaggaggCAGTTTATTGTCTAGCATAAGTGTGTCAGATCTCAGCAccagtctctctctacctctggaggtggaatatcaggataaaaacacctacagctgtgttCTCAAAAATCCCATCCGCAACCAGACCACACATCTGGACATCAGCGAACTCTGTCAACCATGTTCAG AATGCGTCTGCTGTTGTAATTCAACTGAAGCTGTGATCCAATTGGCTGTCTCTGCTCTGGTGGGCGTGGCTATGGTTGTTGTTCTGGTTTATGACTTCAGATCTAGAAGAGCTGAACAGAAAAGAAGAGCTCTGAAATCATTACCAGACCACAACTGA